A genomic segment from Aerosakkonema funiforme FACHB-1375 encodes:
- a CDS encoding DUF6658 family protein, which yields MNKVVSFIKQFNFLRVLTVFFAGVILFVSTACGSPSVQAKALDRNPRPEIPEGAVTNTYKGGMNDFSDVDPRFDESKANKKADRLVNNAEHNIEYRADSPEQYGRNYRSGTPLGERVQNIGENIGESATNTAKDVAKGTRRGIENIKDNSQDAAKDVSRSADIAKDRAGQAADNTKHGLDKVFNQDKY from the coding sequence ATGAACAAAGTTGTTTCTTTTATCAAACAATTCAACTTCTTGCGAGTTTTAACAGTCTTTTTCGCAGGCGTTATTCTGTTCGTCAGCACTGCTTGCGGTAGCCCTAGCGTCCAAGCCAAAGCTTTAGACAGAAATCCCCGCCCAGAAATCCCCGAAGGCGCTGTAACTAACACCTACAAAGGCGGGATGAACGATTTTAGCGATGTCGATCCTCGCTTTGACGAATCAAAGGCAAACAAAAAAGCCGATCGTCTTGTAAATAATGCCGAACACAACATCGAATATCGAGCCGATTCTCCCGAACAATACGGTCGCAACTACCGTTCGGGCACACCTTTAGGCGAACGAGTTCAAAATATTGGTGAGAATATCGGCGAATCAGCTACAAACACAGCAAAAGATGTAGCCAAGGGTACTCGCCGAGGAATTGAAAACATCAAGGACAACTCTCAAGATGCTGCCAAGGATGTGTCTCGGAGTGCTGACATAGCAAAAGATCGTGCAGGTCAAGCTGCCGATAATACCAAACACGGTCTAGATAAGGTCTTTAATCAAGACAAGTACTAA